AAAGACAAGTTTCAGTGACACAGCTGGAAACAGAATGTGCTCAAAcaacttggaaagaaaaaagcagaaaaaagaatgtataacAGTTCTAAATAGCAGTCAAATCTAAAGGAgtcaatacttaaaaaaaaaaaaaaaaattcccacttTATCCAAGAGGGAGTATAGTATGTAAACTACAGAATACagtcattattttaaacataaatatctGGTCAAGGTCACTGGATATAATGGGATCCTATGATCTGCTATAGAAAATACAGCTTCCTGGTGGTGTGTGTTCTCAAAATCTTTGGCCCTTAGAAAGAACACATGTATGTTCATCCTAGTCAGACTCTTAAAATCTAAATCACATTAATTTTGCCCAATATCATTCAAGATTTAACAATCTCTAATAGATTGGTCTACATGGAATTGAACTCATCCTTGACCATTTTATGTGTCTGATTATCTTTTCCACTCTATTTTCTTAAGTTGTTTCAAATGTGAGCAAAATGTAGCATTCCAATGCTGAagataatttaattttcctttctctcttaaaaGATCACTTACCCATACAATGTTCATTTGAACTAGAAAATAACCCCATCAGACAAAGAAAGCAGGTATTAGCTCCATTATACAGCTAGGAAAAACAGAATCGAGAGAAGTTACTTTTCTGGAGACCAAGGAATAGATGGTGGAGTTGGGCCATTAATTCAGCTTTGCTGACTCTAAATCTACTATTTCTATCGTATTATACTGCTCAGATATGGTATTACAAGAAATTAAAAGCTGTATTTAAGGTAGTTAAAACACACCTGTATTGGCATTGCTGCTGGCTATGAAACTCACCACCAAAGGTAAACGATTGAATTGAACCACCTAAAAAGAAAGTAAGATCTAAGTAAATGTTActcaaataaaatatcttaatttttcaaaacttttatttaaatggcCAATGGGTAAGATACTACCTAGCATCATGTAATATGAAAGAGctgaaaataagtatttctgtACCACAGAGTATCTCTTAGAGACATTATCATTATTCAACCTGCAGAGATTTGAAGGCAGGACTATGTCATCTTCATTTCTCTAGCTCCAAAGCCTAGCAGTGTGTCAATTATTACATGGCAGGGACTCCAGAAATATTTGATTACATGGCTAAAGTCAGTATTTCTCATTCAAGTAATTATATCTTGATGATTTTCCTGCTTCCTGTAACACTATTAATTTAAACTTCAAATCAACTATCACTTAAAAAAAGTTAGTTTCAAACTAATCTTTATTAGTAAAATTAAAGGTCAAAAGGGGTTGTTATCTTTTGCCTAATACACATGagaatatgtgtatttattttttaaaataaaaaatgtcacttGTGTAACATCAGCAGTACATGAATCAAATTCTGGGAAACAATGCTCTAAAGCAGAAGCTGTTAATTTATTCTAAACAAAAAAATGCAGCTACACATCAAGAGGTATGTAGCAATGAAATTCTCTCATAATAACCTCacttatatatatctttaaaccAAATGAAGGAATTAGCAGCAATAACAAATTTTAGTAACTTATCATGTGACCATCAAAGGGAACTTTTTATTTGTCACAACAACAAAATAAGTGTGTCATTTGAGAAATCATATTTGTTAAGCTAAGGGCACCATCTACTGGAGGTAAGAGTGACCTGACTTCTCTTTTTAggataatgtattttattaataaatcttttaatcaCTTTTCCATATTAATTAATTCCTGGTATACTGGAATAAAATGTGAAGACAATTACTACAATTCAACACAACTTTGAAGGctaagattttaaaatgccatccacatttcaaaactaaaatttaGAATAACATTAGTTATTCTATATAGAAGACTATTATAATAATAGGTGAAAGCAGCAAACCATTCAATTATTATGAACCTACCTGGTAGGTGTTATAGTAACAgatgatacttttattttttgaaagaccAAGTTTGCTCCCTTGGTCTGTTGCAAGGGCAAAAGTAGATAAGAAACCAGGTCTCAAAGCATGCTCTGGAGCATTATCATTGGCCactggaaatacaaatgatttaaataaaaatcaatgcagTGGATATGATAGAAGTTTAtcgtacttttttttaaaaaacataaatcagtGAAAATATTGAGCACAAGAGGTACTATGCTTCACAATGCTGAAGATCATATCAATAATTGGGTCTCATCCATTTTGGTGAGAAAAACTGCTCAATGAGAAACTGAATGATCCTAACTAAGGGAGGAAATACTGATCCtcgtaatttttttcaaagaattctaaatgtatatattttcttaatacctactttaaaacacaaattaatCAGTACATTTAATAAACTAAATGTTCTGGTTAACTGAGAGCCAAGTCagaatataataatgaaaaaagctTCCAGAAAACCTTTGCTCTCATAAAACCTATAACACATCACTTgaagatatttaataattttgcaGCTAGCCATTTGTTTTAAGTTTCTTTCACTCATTATAAGGCCTGAATGGAGTTAGTTCTACCAATAAGTGCAGAGCTTAAGGCCTTAATACAGAGATCCTAAGAAAGAACATTAGAGCTGGGAAATCTCCaacattattttgattttgttcaAAGCCCTCAATACCAGAACTGAGAAAAGGTGAAAAGGCAGGTGACTACTTGCCCATGGTATGGTGGCTTAGAATGCACACTGAACCACACATCAGAAGATAATTGGTTCTATTACTATCTTGTTACTGACTCACTTGTAACTCTGAACTAACGATGTACTTTTTGCACTTGACCATCTTTGTTTAcaaaatgaaagaactaaattAGGTGATTTCTAAACTTTCTCTGAATTCTAAAGTCTAAAATTATCTGACACAGATGATAACCTCAGgtggaaaataaatgtaaagaacaTTACTTAATCTTTCTTTGGTAAATCTATTACAGCATCCCTAAAGAACTAGGAACATCCATGTGATGACATATTAAGAAACAAGTAGTAAAAATAGTCTTAATACACACTGATGCAGTgacatcatatatattttaaaaagctgaggggcgtctgggtggctcagtcagttaagtgactgacttgatttcagctcaggttatgatctcatggccatgagactgagccccatgtcaggctcctggttctggccagagtctgcttgtccctctccttccccctctgctcctctacaCTGCTCTCATgcctagtgctctctctctcaaataagtaaataaataaaacctaaaaaaaaaaaaaaaggctgaaaatcaaggaaaaaaaatagtttttaggtTAACAAGCTCTTCTTTAGGCGAGAAAGTCTTGTTAGAGTCTAATTAATTAAAGTAATTGTGAAGTTAgcagtttaaaaaatatcttatttctaggaaagaaggagaaaattaaCAGagactcaacaacaacaaaaaaaccaatataTGTGAATTCAAATGTACGGAAGTTTATCCCACAACCACCAGTAGTACTGatcaaaaattatatattagggaaatgtgtgtgtataatatatacagCTGCATACATGCTTAGTCTGAGCACTATTTACTAATGTTTACATTATACCACAAATGTCTCTAATGCAAAATTGGGCTTGTGATAAACCCATGTTTAAACTCTTGATGATGACACAATCCATTCAAAATGTAGTAAGTTATAAACTCCAACCCAGCCTTCAACATACAAAAGCAAACATCTCCCCCTAAACTGAGACCATCGCCTAAATTTACTGAAGTAGCTTTTATATGCTTACCTTCTGCCCTACTCAgacataaatatgtttttattcaaaagcaaacatgaggtgcacttgggtggctcaggttgtgatcctggggtcctgggattgagtcctgcatcaggatctctgcagggagcctgcctcgccctctccctgtatctctgcctctctctgtgtgtctttcatgaataaataaataaaatctaaaaaaaaaaaaaaaaaaaaaaaaaggcaaacatgaCACTGACATGCAGGTGGCTCAGGCTCAGTTTTTACCTTTAATAACGGGGACTCCATCTCTATCTGACACAACAATAGCATGGAGCCCTTCaacactagaaagaaaaaaaagaagttaaaatattatgaagcatttcattttctcaaaatatgtACCTTAAAGTCATTACGGGGATTTTCAAGTATATTTCTGAAAAACTGTCAACTCAGTTGCTGACCTCGTAAGTTCCTAAATTTCTGCCAAAACTTCCAGAAATTGAATAACCATGCCTTATAATCCTTACCAATTTATGCTATTGATAAAGATCTAAAACACAGATAATTCTCCATTAAAATGGCTAATTATCTTTCCATTATTTATGAAAGTATGACAGGTTATCATCAGCAGTAGCTATAGTGACAATGGTATTAAGTGCCATCAAGATATCTGTGGGGTATGAGAGCCTAGAAGAGGGGGGTGATTTAGACAAGTGGGTCAGGGAAGGCAGTGGTAGTTAAGCTGAGGTGTTATGGCACTGGTCAGAAGACTGACAGAAAGACTGCTCTAGGCTGAAGGAACAGGTTGGAAAGAATGAAGGTCTGTCTGGTAGCAATCTTTTTAGTTATGCCTAATAAGCAGTAAGTGGAATCATCAAACCTGTGACTGTATAGTCCAGTCTAGGCTCTCCTACATTTACTATTTAAACCACCCTGAGCTAGTTATGAAACCTCTGTAAGCACctgttaaaaatatgaaatgggaATAACTACTTATGTAGCTAttgtaaaatttaataaaataatccatGTAAAGTAGAAACTGATAgttaaaattcacaaatattaattattactAATTGCCATCAGAATGTCATCTGCACACACTGACAGTTAGGCAGTTTACGTGTTAACTCTTTAAGAGAATTCCGAGAGCACAAAACTTAAGTGTTAAAAATTAGAATGGGAAAACATTCTCCAACTTTCAGCCCTATAATCTTGTAATATCCAAGACTGCTAGACTGCTGCTCAGAAATATGTTCAATGATAACTATAACCCAGATCATTC
The genomic region above belongs to Canis aureus isolate CA01 chromosome 33, VMU_Caureus_v.1.0, whole genome shotgun sequence and contains:
- the LAMTOR3 gene encoding ragulator complex protein LAMTOR3: MADDLKRFLYKKLPSVEGLHAIVVSDRDGVPVIKVANDNAPEHALRPGFLSTFALATDQGSKLGLSKNKSIICYYNTYQVVQFNRLPLVVSFIASSNANTGLIVSLEKELAPLFEELRQVVEVS